The sequence TAGCTTGTTTGAAATGTAAAACgagtctttttgttttgtttttgagtaaACTTTGGCAGGAAGGTGCAATAATaagcttaattttttttcaacaattacTATTTGCCTGCTGCTTATTATCACTTGTTTTTGAGTTTAAAACTTGTGCTGTGTCTTTGAATTGCTCACCGTAGGGTGAAGCCTGATGCGTAGCTGAGCACgagcctgaaaaaaaacaaaaacaaaaaaacaacaacattgaagTGACACACAGAAAATGTCTGCAGTTCAACACTCCAAGTCCAAAGGGCGCCTCTCACAGGGCGTTGGTGGCATTGCACGCGGAGTTCGTCACGGACGGCGTGTCGGCGGCGAGGTCGGTCCACTCGTTGGGCGAGATGCTGACGTTGAGGTTCTGCGCCCACAGCATGATGCACGGGAAACCCGACACGTTGAACATGACGGGCGGTCTGACGTCGGGGACGACGGCTTGGAGTAGCGAGCGACCGACGGCAGGCTCCTTCAACGCCGGCGAGGAAATCACCTGAGAAATATCAATGTGGGCTGAAATGAAGGTTGCTGCCGGTGGGCGCTCAGCGAGCGCGTTGTACGCTGATGGTAGCTCACTCGTGATGGTCGGTCTCCCGTGTACATGGTTGTGTACGGCACGTTTTTCTCCTGCATCATCTTCGCAACCTTGCCGATGGCCGCATCTGAAAAGACACGAGGGATTCATTGGCCTGGGAATATCACAAAGTATCCGTCCGCTAAGTAACCACAACTCAAAAGcgatgactgattttcattgcttaattttcattcaaaatgttcttgacaataatatggtcTATGCACCACACTAGTCTAAAAGCAACCGTTTTGATCCAGCTcagggggaggccattttgccacatgctgtcgcctgaaaatgacatcacaggtaacgaccaatcacggctcagcttcagaaaacaggttcaGAAACTCCCCCAAAAGGACCTTGTTTTTTCtccaacacatttaaaaaaaaataaaataaaatctccatAACCCCTCATCCAATTTTCAAAATTGCACTCAGATGGAAGGATCTGTTCCAtccaaaatgaaaattttaacAGGCTGTCACTTTTGTGAAATCTTATCATAAATACTTCTTGGGCACGACAGTttgatattagggatgtaacgatatccaaacatcacgatacattATCCCGATATTAAGGTCACGATAggataattattacgatattgtggggaggttggcgatacaaaaacaggtcatccattcatccattttcttgaccgcttattcctcacaagggtcatggggggtgctagcgcctatctcagctggctctgggcagtaggagggggacaccctgtactggttgccagccaatcgcagaaaacaggtcacaatattgtaaaaagaaaatgagctcacacaaaaaaaaaaacagaatatcgttcttttgtacattacagcaaagcAAATTCGAAACAACCTAGAATTTCTAATAAcagttaatattgaggcacttacttgttaatgcaagcacacattgagttcctccacatattgactttgtTCACAAGCATACGTGCCCCCTCATCTGGCCATTAGcaatagcatggattttaaacatataagggccaaaacatgccttgtgaaaattaaaatgctaaaaaaaaaaaaaaaaaactagccaccagagggtgctacaactgcacaaaagaaaatcaacctgactttttttaacaggtgtgttgcttttaatatcatgatatgacgacgatatattttggcagttttaatatcgcaatatcacggttatcattacatccttaTTTGATGTCAGACAAGCAAATTCCATCAATCTTACCATTCTCACGTAGAACTTCTTGGCAAGACATCTGCGAGCtacacagcaaaaataaattcattcctaatgttaatgttgacatcattattattatatttttaatcagATGGCGCTTGACCTTGTGCAATAAGGCAGATTGATGACAAGCAGATTGCTGACGGATCCGTTCAGGTCCACATGCGACACGGTGTCGGTGTCCACCAGCGTAGACGACACGCCTAGCTGTTCCTCCAGCAGAGTCACCGTGGAAGTGGCGGGCGACCACGCCACGGCGGGAAACGTCACCGAAGACGTGGATGACCGCATCAGCGCCTGAACACAAAGCGGCGAGTCATAAGCGGACGAGCGATGCGACGCCTGAAGACCAATGTGGCCGGAAAACGTACCTCCAGGTTGGGGAAGACGCTATCCTGCTTGTTTCCAAACACGCCGGCGAACACCGTAAAGTCGTCTTTGCTCAGCTGCGGAAAAATAGTCACATACAGATTGGATTGGATTttactttgtggattatttggAGCCAACGACTTAAATCGTTCATACGTCCCATTGCAGTGTGTGACGCCCAATTGGGATTTGTTGTTAAATCCCATCTTTTTATGTAGTCGTTCACATGGAAACAAATACAGTTTCTGTCAGACTGAAACAAAGTACTttcgcgagacccccccccccccccccccccccacaaatggcatgtttgttcaaccattggCAATTGcagaaaacaatttcatttgGTGCTGCTAAGGGTTGCCCAACCACTTAGGTTTCGCGGCCAAATACTTTTTCACACAGCACATTAGTTTTGGACAGCTATTTTGATTTTCTTCAAAACTAAaatcaccatttaaaaataatagtttGTGTTTATAGTGCTAACTTTGTCTGATGTTGTGGGGAAACCATGCAAAAAACATGAGTTGTAGAAGAGTGAAAATACTTTTCACggcactgtactgtatatcatcTCGTGGACAGTCAACTGAGAGGTAATTTTATACGAGCTGTTGCAACAGATGGACATAAGCTGCTTCCCCCAGAGAAAACAGTTTGATTGTTTGTAAAGGAAGTTCCAAAGAGGAAGTAAAGCTCCAGCTCAATGTCAAACTACAATGAGAACAATGAAGCACGGCGTCACATGGTAACGACACGACGTGTCACATGACTCCACCGCTAGCCGGCTCCACTCCCCCAACACGTTGCCTCGCCAACCTTGTCCTGCATGAAGAGCAGCACAGTCTGGGCGCCAGAGCCAAAGGCGGAGCTGAAGTAGGAGGCTAGCTGCTCATTAGATGTGATGTGGCCCGCTGATGAAGAGGTCGCATGTGGCAAACTGACGGAAAGAAAAAGACAGACATCGGCAAGCCGTCAATAGGCACAaacgatgcacaaacatggGTTTTCTGCGCATACTCCAACTTCTTCCCACATTATAAATTGTCAGTAGgtgtgtaaatatatatttattatataaatatcTAATAGGTATGAATGGATTATCTGTCTAGATATTGTaactggctggcgaccagtccttgGTATACAAATATGACACTTGTTCAAAGTAATGGAATAGGCGCCCAATGGACAATTCCAAGCTTgcatcacaagtcaaaatggcaaaTCAGTTCATCGAAAAGCATTCGACTTTGTatcgtaatttgatttgtgaggattacttTGATTTCTATAACAAGTTTCCTGGTTTGTAtgatagtcacaggcaaaaggcAATATGCAATACAATATGTTGTGTGCTTTCACCCTGAAAACAGCGTTGCATTGCGGCAATaacagaaatgcccggatgttcggaacTGCCCATGAGATAAACAcgattaaaaaataacaaaagaacGGATAAGTTCATCGCTGTTTTGAACTTCTACAACATCACAAATAAGAGTGTCATTCTTATTCTTCCAATTTTCAAACTGAAAGCAAAACGCAGTACAGATATACTTCAAACAGATGACTCAGATAAAATTACTACCTTATGGCGGAACGACGAGGtcttagttttgtaaacgtcgTTTGTAGGGCTCAAGTGAATACACTTATATGGTATTTTGAATTGATTACACGTAAGAGGCGGGCAGTTTTACTCGAGGTCTATTCTTTTGCTCTtattcatcttaaaaaaaaaaagaccgaagAGGAAAAGCTAAGTTAGCGCCgggtgctagcattagcattagcacgctaCACAGCAACGTTCAGTTATCAACTAAAAGATACAAAAGACAACATGTTACCCGTGTGTGGACCAAATGAGCAGCGGCACTTGCGCGGTGGAGCTCGTCGTCCCGAAAGGGGCCAAGAAAGCACTTAGAAAAACCATCAACCAGCATGCTGCCATCTTGACAACTTGTTGCCGGCACGTGATATCAAACAGCTGACTGTCATGTGACCAACAAGATGGCGCACACCTCCTGCTCCACACCCTGCGATGAacgtctgtctctgtctctgtctctctctgtctctctctctctctctctctctctctctctctccctctctcgctctctcttagGGGCGTGCATTTTAAAGTAGGGTTTGGGTTTCCAAGTTGAGCTGGGGTTTCAAATTATAGGGTTTaaaatagggctgcacaatatatcgaaaaaaaatatcgatagtGCAATATTAGCCCAtgcgatatgcatatcgcaaagacatgcaataagtttcatatgtaattttatgcattatttgaatttgaccagtcagtcgctaactaaaatgtgcacagccatataatagttgaacattatcgagaggtaattacaattaattatctaagaatatattgagtttgcttattttgctgtatagaaaatgtaattatttcattagatattaaaatgtcatttctttaggtacatgttaaatgtcgcaataatatcggtatcgatatattcagcaactatatcgcataatTTTCCAATACCCTAGTTTCAAACTCGAGATAGGGTTTTAAACGAGCATTTCAAACTGTGGTTTGGTTCCAATTTAGGAATTTGAACTGTTGAGGATTTTCAATGTAggtattttgaaataaaattaaggtatcaaattaggattttaacaaaatatagtaATGTTTTGAAGTAAGGTTTTACACTAggcttagggtttcaaagtagttaGGGTCAATTTGAATAGCCATGTTGAAGGTGCATCCTCCTATGATTGCTCCATGTTGAAAGTTgtaataagaaaaacaagaaaaaagttgtaatattctGAGAATATTATGATGGGGAAAAATCAAGAGAAGGAAAAAACTTGGAATGAATTGCCAATATGAGAACTTTCTTGttatacaatgaaaaaaaaaacatttttacacaaaaaatcattatcattatcacaTTGAACATGAAACTTCATCCATCCACGTTAGAATGTTgatattgaaccttttttttttttttttttggtctggtgTTTCAACCAAACTTGTAGTAAAGTACTTGCGAGTACTTGTGCGAGTATTTTTTCCCACTTGAGAGCAAAACACGTTGGAGGTGACGTGCAGGTCCACCTGGCGACTGTCCATGGTGCTGCGTTTCTGACAGCTCATTGGCCTCAATTGAAAGGCAAACAACATCAATAACACACACACGGACGCGTTGCCATGATCCCCTCACACACTACAATCGCCGAGAAACATGAACAAATGATGAGTTTTTATCCACTTTCGCCATTTTCTGTTGCGGAAGTGTGTAGAAGCAGCTCACAGCTGTGCTGGCGGAGGGATACCTCGCCTGCGTCCACGTAACACTGCGCCTACAGTTGGAAAGGAAggacagaaaaagaaaatacaggacagaattttatttttttatttttttgaaaaacggTGTTGTGGTCTTTTTAAAGTCCGAGGCGAGCTCTGAATCGGAAGCGTGTGCTGAACCGCAAGCGGAGACGACGTTGGCCTGCCATTTCCTGTTGGGAGTCCATTGTGAGGAGGGAGAGCGCGCACTATTTGCTGACGCGCAGGCAGCCAGGCACACTGTTCCCGAGCGCTCCAGGGTCCAGGCCATCTTTGCTCTTCCTCGCCAATCACATCCACCGTGGACGTCTTATTCCACATTCGCATGActacaaaacacatttaaagtgcCAAGCAGGCGTCCGGAGCAGCTGCACTGAGAGCAGGACACTCACTGGGATTTTTCGTTCCTCTGCGGGACCTTTCACTGCGTTTCtcacagagaaaaaaaagacggtGAGACGGGAGAGGCGGCGAGACAACAACATGGATGAAGAATATGATGTGATCGTTTTGGGCACCGGACTCACAGTAAGACGTCAAGCTTCATTTTTGCATCCTTGTGCTGCAAGTGAAcgcgctttctttcttttcttttttttttctttctttttttttttttttcttcccgagGCCCGAAGCGTAAAAAGCCTCCCACCGGTGCATCCGTTACACGATGAGGACATCGTGATCGAAAATGTGATCATTTAGACGCTTAGATGGACGCTCGAGTGCGTGTCACGGGAGTGGCATGGCGCATGGATGGGCGGGGGGCGGCTTTTCTGTGCGTGGGGGTGTAGTGTTGCAGCTTGTAGCATCTTTTAGGCGTCACCCGCCGCCGTTGCTGCTCCTCGCCGCCGCAGGCCGGGCCGGGCCTCGCCACTCCACTCCACTGAACGACACTCGAGCCGTCTTTACGCCACAACTAATGTGTTGCCCTAAATTTTGGGGACATCTCATTTCAATCGCAAAAGTGCCCATTTGAAATGCAAGAGCCTTTTCGAGTCAGTCTGTCAGTCCGCTGTCGTCATGCGGTCTGGTGGGAACACGTCATCATGACACGCACACTGTGGCGGACAAtattcttcttcatttttttttttcttttttttgccaagaGTCAAAGTCTAGAATTGCTGAAGCCTGAGTTGGCGCATGCGCACACGAGCCTGCCTCTCCTCCCTGCGCCCGTCTGTTCAATTGGCATCACTTCCGTTAGTTCGTCCATTTGCGGGGTgtggttttttgggggggtttcaaACTCTGTTGATTCAGGGGCCACGTTCACCACACAAATATTTGTGGCCAAAACCAAATTACTGTAGGTACAAATAACTCAAGGTACAAATAAAAGTCCATTTTGATAATATTTGTGTGCAAACATATGAGCATTTTGTCAACATCACGAATCAATTTGTTTTCAATGTGCGTAACTTACGGATCACAGTTGATAAGTGACGTCCATCCATTCTCTGTACCACCCTCTCGTGACTGGTCGTGGATATGTTGGAGTCTGTCCCAGATAACTTGGGGTGAGAAgtggggtacaccctcaactggaCATAAAGACAAACAACCTTTAACACTCACATTCAACACCTAAAGGATACTTTTGCATCTTCTATTAACCAACCTATCAACTTTTCAAAAAAGTCCAATCGTTTACTGAAAAACAGGACATTAGtggtcacaatattgtcttaTTTTGGTAGTGATACGATACAGAGTAAACGGTAAGTCAATTGCTAAGTCTTAACTAATTTTCATAACCTTTATAATATATGCACatttttgtgcctttttattattaaaagctGGGATTTAAAGATGAAATGTATTGGAtaatgtaacattttactttCCCCCACAAAGCAACAAAGAGCACAATGTGATAAGCGGGTAAACAAATTTACAGGTA is a genomic window of Festucalex cinctus isolate MCC-2025b chromosome 2, RoL_Fcin_1.0, whole genome shotgun sequence containing:
- the atp6ap1b gene encoding V-type proton ATPase subunit S1b codes for the protein MAACWLMVFLSAFLAPFGTTSSTAQVPLLIWSTHGLPHATSSSAGHITSNEQLASYFSSAFGSGAQTVLLFMQDKLSKDDFTVFAGVFGNKQDSVFPNLEALMRSSTSSVTFPAVAWSPATSTVTLLEEQLGVSSTLVDTDTVSHVDLNGSVSNLLVINLPYCTSSQMSCQEVLRENDAAIGKVAKMMQEKNVPYTTMYTGDRPSRVISSPALKEPAVGRSLLQAVVPDVRPPVMFNVSGFPCIMLWAQNLNVSISPNEWTDLAADTPSVTNSACNATNALLVLSYASGFTLRFAMSQRFYPVSARNWFTLDWVQLQSTNLTATFVGGRAISAPAEYSFHCGALSSFSQGLLVPNSTEQSVADWRLNFIDFQIQGFGLSNGTDFSYASDCAGFFTAGIWMGLLSSLLLLAIFVYGLHMIMQLNTMDRFDDPKGPSISVPQSD